A region of Acidisarcina sp. DNA encodes the following proteins:
- a CDS encoding hemolysin family protein — MLGFLLFRVFSVAVLILANGFFVAAEFALVSVRETRIEQLIAQGRPGARAVRRLQDNLDDFLPTVQFGVTLCSLALGWVGEPVVADIFVHWMRGIPHSGVYAHAVAVPLAFGLITYLHVLLGELVPKSLALRKAEDLAVAVSGPMEFFIEMTRPAVQFMKRSAHIVLTLFRAPMMQEGGVHSPDELKLIATAARRMGLLPEFQEAIIHRAVELNQIPTREIMTPRQQIFSLPADMLIEEASARVVDDQHSRIPVYDPTRGPEYIIGVVYSKDIARLMHFRMSAQTRFARAPFSDLTLRQVMRDVLVVPETKPVVDLLKEFQERRRHLAIVVDEYGSTVGLVTVEDAIEQVIGEVEDEFDEAAKTVLTSASGALLLDGGVNLRDLETQMHWHLPREGGVETLAGFMLTRLGKIPRGGEKVDFEGRRLTVVEMKGNRISKIRVERLVPEKESVAKDAAGESEG; from the coding sequence ATGCTTGGATTCCTGCTCTTCCGCGTCTTCTCCGTGGCCGTGTTGATTCTGGCCAATGGATTCTTTGTGGCGGCGGAGTTCGCGCTGGTCAGCGTCCGGGAAACCCGCATTGAGCAATTGATCGCTCAAGGCAGGCCGGGGGCCAGGGCCGTCCGCCGCCTGCAGGACAATCTGGATGACTTCTTGCCGACGGTGCAGTTTGGCGTCACCCTCTGCAGCCTGGCGCTGGGCTGGGTTGGCGAGCCGGTGGTGGCAGACATTTTTGTTCACTGGATGCGAGGGATCCCGCATTCCGGTGTCTACGCCCACGCCGTGGCTGTACCCCTGGCCTTTGGACTGATTACCTACCTCCACGTTCTGCTGGGCGAGCTGGTACCCAAGTCGCTGGCGCTGCGCAAGGCGGAGGATCTGGCGGTTGCCGTCTCCGGACCGATGGAATTCTTCATCGAAATGACGCGCCCGGCGGTGCAGTTCATGAAGCGTTCGGCGCATATCGTGTTGACGCTGTTTCGCGCTCCCATGATGCAGGAGGGCGGAGTACACTCGCCCGACGAACTGAAGCTGATTGCGACCGCGGCGCGTCGCATGGGCCTGTTGCCCGAGTTTCAGGAGGCGATCATCCATCGCGCCGTGGAGCTGAACCAGATACCCACGCGCGAGATCATGACGCCGCGCCAGCAGATTTTTTCTCTCCCCGCCGATATGCTGATTGAAGAGGCAAGCGCGCGCGTGGTGGACGATCAGCACTCGCGCATCCCGGTGTATGACCCGACGCGAGGGCCGGAGTACATCATCGGCGTCGTCTACTCCAAAGATATTGCACGGCTGATGCATTTCCGAATGTCTGCACAAACACGATTCGCGCGAGCACCCTTTAGCGACCTGACCCTGCGGCAGGTGATGCGTGACGTGCTGGTGGTTCCGGAGACCAAGCCGGTGGTGGACCTGCTGAAGGAGTTTCAGGAGCGGCGCCGCCATCTCGCGATCGTGGTGGATGAATACGGCTCGACCGTTGGGCTGGTGACGGTGGAAGACGCGATTGAGCAGGTGATTGGCGAAGTGGAAGACGAGTTTGACGAAGCGGCCAAAACCGTACTGACCTCGGCTTCCGGAGCCCTGCTGCTGGATGGCGGCGTGAACCTGCGCGATCTGGAGACACAGATGCACTGGCACTTGCCGCGAGAGGGCGGAGTAGAGACTCTCGCCGGATTTATGCTGACCCGCCTGGGCAAGATTCCGCGCGGCGGGGAGAAGGTCGATTTTGAGGGGCGCAGGCTGACCGTTGTCGAGATGAAGGGAAACCGCATCAGCAAAATTCGAGTGGAACGCCTTGTGCCGGAGAAGGAATCCGTTGCGAAGGATGCTGCCGGGGAGAGCGAAGGTTGA
- a CDS encoding efflux RND transporter periplasmic adaptor subunit — protein sequence MLITVIGGVLVARGHGTKIDPNRLGKVTRGDIARSVVATGKIQPITKVEVKSKASGIVTRLYVDINQVVKKGDLLAQLDQQEILAQVAAQRAQLQAAEANVSTYEANIEQDKVNAAAPDLPLYKSTLDRNQQMAKEGVVSQQVLDNANRDYLAALNKRDAAHAQISVDTARLKQAKAQVAQSEASLKQLEEQLSYTTITSPMDGVILSRDVEIGDAVSSILVLGSTATLVMTIGDTQQVYVQGKVDEADIAHVYLGQPARIKVESFRDKVFNGKVTKIAPLGVEKDNVTTFEVRVSIDNPGGELKALMTANAEILIEEHKNVLTVPENAIVYDNQKRASVEVPDPAAKEGKKRVPVKAGISNGSRTEILEGLKEGDSVVLQQ from the coding sequence GTGCTCATAACAGTCATTGGCGGAGTGCTGGTGGCGCGTGGCCATGGGACAAAGATCGATCCCAACCGCCTCGGCAAAGTTACCCGCGGAGATATCGCCCGGAGCGTCGTCGCTACCGGCAAGATCCAGCCCATTACCAAGGTAGAGGTCAAGTCCAAGGCCAGCGGCATTGTGACCCGGCTCTACGTGGACATCAACCAGGTGGTGAAGAAAGGCGACCTGCTGGCCCAGTTGGACCAGCAGGAGATTCTGGCGCAGGTAGCGGCGCAGCGGGCGCAGTTGCAGGCAGCAGAGGCCAACGTCTCCACCTATGAAGCGAACATTGAGCAGGACAAGGTCAATGCCGCCGCCCCCGATCTTCCGCTCTACAAAAGCACCCTCGACCGAAACCAGCAGATGGCCAAAGAAGGCGTCGTCTCGCAGCAGGTGCTGGACAATGCCAACCGCGACTACCTAGCTGCCTTGAACAAACGGGATGCTGCCCATGCCCAAATCTCGGTCGACACGGCGCGCCTGAAGCAGGCAAAAGCACAGGTGGCCCAGAGCGAGGCAAGCCTGAAGCAACTCGAAGAGCAGCTCAGCTACACCACCATCACCTCTCCCATGGATGGCGTGATCCTCTCCCGTGACGTGGAGATTGGCGATGCCGTCAGCTCCATCCTGGTGCTGGGCTCGACGGCGACCCTGGTGATGACCATCGGCGACACCCAGCAGGTCTACGTGCAGGGCAAGGTCGATGAGGCGGACATCGCTCACGTCTACCTGGGCCAGCCTGCGCGCATCAAGGTCGAATCTTTCCGCGACAAGGTCTTTAACGGCAAGGTGACAAAGATCGCGCCACTCGGCGTTGAAAAGGACAACGTAACCACGTTTGAAGTGCGCGTCTCCATCGACAACCCCGGCGGAGAGTTGAAGGCCCTGATGACCGCGAATGCCGAGATCCTGATCGAAGAGCACAAGAACGTCCTCACCGTACCGGAGAACGCCATTGTCTACGACAACCAGAAGCGAGCCTCCGTCGAGGTGCCGGACCCGGCAGCCAAGGAAGGCAAGAAACGCGTCCCGGTGAAGGCAGGAATCTCGAACGGCAGCAGGACGGAGATTCTGGAGGGGCTGAAGGAAGGCGACTCGGTCGTGTTGCAGCAATAA
- a CDS encoding DUF4097 family beta strand repeat-containing protein: MRPSISLAIPAITAAALLLVPACVFAADGTFDKTLNVNGNVFLEISTGSGYIHVTPGSDNQVHIIGHVKSSGNWSLFGSSRSAEDRVNEVVGHPPIDQTGNIIRVGKESHSLNNVSIDYDVTAPRGTALSANSGSGDLRITDVGKNVKFSTGSGNIEAHGISGTLSLETGSGNITASQSGSGDVKAGTGSGDIHLQNIDGGLKAETGSGSIEVSGKPSSGWKVGTGSGDVTLSTGNAAFNLDASSGSGDIRADVSLAAEGSPNRHHVTGKVNGGGPVVRVETGSGSIHIH; encoded by the coding sequence ATGCGTCCCTCGATTTCCCTTGCAATCCCGGCGATCACCGCAGCCGCGCTGCTCCTGGTGCCCGCTTGCGTATTCGCAGCAGACGGCACCTTCGACAAGACCCTGAACGTAAACGGGAACGTCTTCCTCGAGATCTCCACGGGTTCGGGATACATCCATGTCACGCCCGGCTCGGATAATCAGGTCCACATCATCGGCCACGTTAAATCCAGCGGGAACTGGAGCTTGTTTGGCTCAAGCCGCAGCGCGGAAGACCGGGTGAACGAGGTCGTCGGCCATCCGCCTATCGACCAGACCGGCAACATCATTCGCGTTGGCAAGGAATCCCACTCTCTCAACAATGTCTCCATCGATTACGACGTCACCGCTCCGCGCGGAACGGCGCTGAGCGCCAACAGCGGCTCCGGCGATCTCCGGATCACCGATGTCGGAAAGAACGTAAAATTCAGCACCGGTTCCGGCAACATTGAGGCCCATGGCATCAGCGGAACTCTCTCGCTCGAAACCGGCTCCGGCAACATCACCGCCAGCCAGAGTGGCAGCGGAGACGTAAAGGCGGGCACCGGCAGCGGTGACATTCATCTGCAAAATATTGATGGCGGCCTGAAAGCCGAGACGGGTTCCGGCAGCATCGAGGTCAGCGGAAAGCCCTCCTCAGGCTGGAAGGTCGGAACCGGCTCCGGAGACGTGACGCTCTCAACCGGCAATGCCGCGTTCAACCTGGATGCATCCAGCGGCTCCGGCGATATCCGAGCAGATGTATCGCTCGCCGCCGAAGGCAGCCCCAACCGGCACCACGTCACCGGCAAGGTCAACGGCGGCGGCCCGGTTGTCCGCGTAGAGACCGGCTCCGGCAGCATTCATATTCATTGA
- a CDS encoding HAD-IA family hydrolase, which translates to MVHFLRPVPTDSLRLLVFDLDGTLVDSGTDLCNSINGMLRHFGRHPLPDSVISSYIGDGVSMLVRRALGDPDDAIFLEKAITFFLDYYREHKLDNTYAYPGVLESLEALKIAPNGAPRAMAVLTNKPVGPAQAICEALGLGPYFFRIYGGNSFSTKKPDATGLLALMQEANVTPQQTLMIGDSNVDVLTGRNADAWVLGCKFGLSPHTLEIDPPDCLVDSAFDWVPALTGDSSK; encoded by the coding sequence ATGGTTCATTTCCTGCGCCCCGTACCCACGGATTCCCTCCGCCTTCTCGTCTTCGATCTGGACGGAACCCTGGTAGACTCGGGTACCGATCTATGCAATTCGATCAACGGGATGCTGCGGCATTTCGGCAGGCACCCGCTGCCTGATTCCGTAATTTCCAGCTACATCGGCGACGGTGTTTCCATGCTGGTACGCCGCGCGCTGGGCGATCCAGACGACGCCATCTTCCTGGAGAAAGCGATCACTTTCTTCCTGGACTATTACCGCGAGCACAAGCTGGACAATACCTACGCCTACCCCGGGGTGCTCGAATCCCTTGAGGCTCTTAAGATCGCTCCCAACGGAGCGCCGCGCGCGATGGCCGTATTGACGAATAAGCCCGTCGGACCTGCCCAGGCGATCTGCGAAGCTCTCGGGCTCGGCCCCTACTTCTTCCGGATCTACGGCGGCAACAGCTTCTCCACCAAGAAGCCCGACGCAACCGGACTGCTCGCCCTGATGCAAGAAGCGAACGTTACGCCGCAGCAAACGCTCATGATCGGTGACTCCAACGTGGATGTGCTCACCGGCCGCAATGCTGATGCCTGGGTGCTGGGCTGCAAATTCGGCCTGTCGCCGCACACTTTGGAGATTGATCCACCGGACTGCCTCGTGGACAGCGCCTTCGACTGGGTTCCGGCGCTGACAGGCGATTCGTCGAAGTAG
- the uvrB gene encoding excinuclease ABC subunit UvrB, translating to MDFQLVSDYQPRGDQGRAIEELTSGVAAGEKHQVLLGVTGSGKTFTMAKMIERLNRPALILAHNKTLAAQLFHEFKQFFPSNAVEYFVSYYDYYQPEAYIPAGDLYIEKEATINEELDKLRLSATRSLFERRDAIIVASVSCIYGLGSPEAYFGMLLLLEKGQKIRREDITRRLVEILYERNDNDFRRGTFRVRGDVIEVFPTYDENAYRIELFGDEIDSLSQIDPLFGTVRQKYARLPIYPKSHYVVQPERKGEAVSSILEELAWWEKELESQGRLVESQRIHQRTRFDLEMIKSVGYCHGIENYSRHFSGRLPGEPPPTLLDYFPRDYLLFIDESHVTVPQLHGMWHGDRSRKQNLVDYGFRLPSAMDNRPLRFEEFDTRTNQVIYVSATPGPYELTKSAGVVVEQIIRPTGLVDPEVEIRPVRGQIDDLLAEIRDRVARKERVLVTTLTKRMAEDLSSYYSEVGVRCRYMHSEIETLERIRLLRDLRKGEYDVLVGINLLREGLDLPEVSLVAILDADKEGFLRSSGSLIQTIGRAARHIRGRAILYADKMTDSMRQAIGETNRRREVQRAYNEEHGITPTSILRPIDMSLVNILKTEYADLTEENADLPDFETQEELDTYINKLESDMREAAKKFEFEKAARLRDTIKDLRTREFLFS from the coding sequence ATGGACTTTCAGCTCGTCAGTGATTACCAGCCCCGCGGGGATCAGGGCCGCGCCATCGAAGAACTCACCTCCGGCGTGGCGGCGGGCGAAAAACACCAGGTGTTGCTCGGCGTTACCGGCTCGGGCAAAACATTCACCATGGCCAAGATGATTGAGCGGCTCAACCGTCCGGCTCTCATCCTGGCGCATAACAAGACGCTCGCCGCCCAGCTCTTCCACGAATTCAAACAGTTCTTCCCCTCGAACGCAGTCGAGTACTTCGTCTCCTACTATGACTATTACCAGCCCGAGGCCTACATCCCCGCAGGCGATCTCTATATTGAGAAAGAGGCGACGATCAACGAGGAGTTGGACAAGCTGCGCCTCTCCGCCACCCGCTCCCTCTTTGAACGCCGCGACGCCATCATTGTCGCCTCGGTAAGCTGCATCTACGGACTGGGATCGCCGGAGGCCTACTTCGGAATGCTGCTGCTGCTGGAAAAAGGCCAGAAGATCCGCCGCGAAGACATTACCCGGCGACTGGTCGAGATCCTCTACGAACGCAACGACAACGACTTCCGCCGCGGAACCTTTCGCGTTCGGGGAGACGTCATTGAAGTCTTCCCCACCTACGACGAGAACGCCTACCGCATTGAGCTCTTTGGCGACGAGATCGACTCCCTGTCGCAGATCGATCCCCTCTTCGGTACGGTTCGGCAGAAATACGCGCGCCTGCCCATCTACCCCAAGTCGCACTATGTGGTTCAGCCGGAGCGCAAGGGCGAGGCAGTCTCCTCCATCCTTGAGGAACTCGCCTGGTGGGAAAAAGAGCTGGAGTCACAAGGCCGCCTGGTCGAGTCGCAGCGTATCCACCAGCGCACGCGCTTTGACCTGGAGATGATCAAGTCCGTCGGCTACTGCCATGGCATCGAAAACTACTCCCGGCACTTCTCCGGCCGTCTGCCCGGCGAGCCGCCTCCGACACTGCTGGACTACTTCCCACGCGACTACCTGCTCTTTATTGACGAATCCCACGTCACCGTTCCTCAGCTTCATGGAATGTGGCATGGCGACCGCTCCCGTAAGCAGAACCTTGTGGATTACGGTTTCCGTCTGCCTTCGGCAATGGACAACCGCCCCCTGCGGTTTGAGGAGTTCGACACCCGCACTAATCAGGTGATCTATGTTTCGGCAACGCCCGGCCCCTACGAGCTGACGAAGTCCGCCGGTGTCGTCGTGGAGCAGATCATCCGGCCCACGGGCCTCGTCGATCCCGAGGTCGAGATTCGCCCTGTCCGCGGCCAGATCGATGATCTGCTCGCCGAGATCCGCGACCGCGTGGCCAGGAAGGAGCGCGTGCTGGTCACCACGCTGACCAAGCGCATGGCCGAGGATCTTTCCAGCTACTACTCCGAGGTGGGCGTGCGCTGCCGCTACATGCACTCGGAGATTGAGACGCTGGAACGCATCCGTCTGCTGCGCGATCTGCGCAAGGGCGAGTACGACGTGCTCGTTGGCATCAATCTTCTGCGCGAGGGCCTGGATCTTCCCGAGGTCTCGCTTGTCGCCATTCTGGATGCCGACAAAGAGGGCTTCCTGCGCAGCTCCGGATCTCTCATCCAGACCATCGGCCGCGCTGCCCGCCATATCCGCGGGCGAGCGATCCTGTATGCCGACAAGATGACCGACTCCATGCGCCAGGCCATCGGCGAAACCAATCGCCGCCGCGAAGTGCAGCGAGCCTATAACGAGGAGCACGGCATTACGCCCACCTCCATCCTGCGCCCCATCGATATGTCGCTGGTCAACATCCTGAAGACCGAATACGCCGACCTGACCGAAGAAAACGCCGACCTGCCTGACTTCGAAACGCAGGAGGAGCTGGATACCTACATCAACAAGCTGGAGTCCGATATGCGCGAAGCCGCCAAGAAATTCGAGTTCGAAAAGGCCGCTCGTCTTCGCGACACCATCAAGGATCTGCGCACCAGGGAATTCCTCTTCAGCTGA
- a CDS encoding sugar porter family MFS transporter: MLNRYLIKSTLVGALGGLLFGFDTAVISGTIHSLTQVYHLTPKSLGLTVSIALWGTVVGAMSAGAIGQRLGGRETLRITAILYVISALGCAFAWNWPALVIFRFIGGLGVGGSSVLGPVYIAELAPAKLRGRLVGMFQINIVIGILLAYFSNYVIGTLNLGANEWRWQLGVAAIPAFFFLVLLFGIPRSSRWLVTQGRIDEARSVLQMMGSPESEAELREIVDSIHLEREAKSEPVFAARYKLPLFLAITIGMFNQLAGINAILYYLNQIFEQAGFSKLSGDLQAVAIGFTNLIFTFVGMSVIDKVGRKTLLLIGAAGTGICLSGVAYVFATHQHAGALLWLLIAYIGFFAVSQGAVIWVYIGEVFPNRVRAKGQSIGSSAHWIMNALIAFEFPRMASTSGAYPFIFFAAMMVVQFFVVLFIYPETKGYTLEQMQHKLGIP; the protein is encoded by the coding sequence ATGTTGAATCGGTATCTAATCAAGAGCACCCTTGTAGGTGCTCTCGGTGGCCTTCTTTTTGGTTTTGACACCGCTGTTATCTCCGGCACCATTCATTCCCTCACGCAGGTCTACCACCTCACGCCCAAAAGCCTTGGTCTTACCGTCTCCATCGCACTCTGGGGCACCGTTGTTGGCGCTATGAGCGCCGGTGCCATCGGCCAGCGATTGGGTGGGCGCGAAACCCTGCGCATCACAGCCATCCTCTATGTGATATCGGCTCTTGGCTGCGCCTTCGCGTGGAACTGGCCGGCACTGGTTATCTTCCGATTTATTGGCGGTCTTGGCGTCGGAGGCTCCTCGGTTCTGGGCCCTGTCTACATCGCGGAGCTGGCCCCCGCAAAATTGCGCGGCCGCCTCGTAGGAATGTTCCAGATCAATATCGTCATCGGCATTCTGCTGGCCTATTTTTCGAACTATGTCATCGGAACCCTGAACCTTGGGGCCAACGAATGGCGCTGGCAGTTGGGCGTTGCTGCCATACCGGCTTTCTTCTTCCTCGTCCTGCTCTTTGGCATCCCGCGCAGCTCCCGTTGGCTGGTCACCCAGGGACGCATCGATGAGGCCCGCTCCGTGCTGCAGATGATGGGCTCTCCGGAATCCGAGGCCGAACTCCGCGAGATCGTGGACTCGATCCACCTGGAGCGGGAGGCCAAATCCGAGCCAGTCTTCGCCGCCAGGTACAAGCTGCCGCTCTTTCTCGCCATCACCATTGGCATGTTCAACCAGCTCGCGGGAATCAACGCGATTCTCTATTACCTGAACCAGATATTCGAGCAGGCTGGATTCAGTAAGCTCTCCGGCGATCTGCAGGCAGTAGCGATCGGCTTCACAAACCTGATCTTCACCTTCGTCGGCATGTCCGTAATCGATAAAGTGGGGCGCAAAACTCTCCTGCTGATCGGGGCGGCTGGAACCGGCATCTGTCTTTCTGGTGTCGCCTATGTTTTTGCTACGCATCAGCATGCTGGCGCCCTGCTGTGGCTGCTCATCGCCTACATCGGGTTCTTCGCCGTGTCCCAGGGGGCGGTGATCTGGGTTTATATAGGAGAGGTCTTTCCCAACCGTGTTCGCGCCAAGGGTCAGAGCATCGGAAGCTCTGCCCACTGGATCATGAATGCCCTGATAGCCTTTGAATTTCCCCGCATGGCTAGCACTTCCGGTGCATACCCCTTTATCTTTTTCGCGGCCATGATGGTAGTCCAATTCTTCGTTGTGCTCTTTATCTACCCGGAAACAAAGGGCTACACCCTCGAGCAGATGCAGCACAAACTGGGAATTCCATAG
- a CDS encoding response regulator, producing the protein MKRITLLVDDNAVQAATRKAILERAGQRVAVATDGFEALSLLENPEILQRLGLIISDHLMPGMNGPELVRRIREAYSTIPILILSGLPNAEEEYRGMNVVFRNKPFPPDALISLSRELLDEPMSRTA; encoded by the coding sequence ATGAAACGTATCACTCTCCTGGTAGATGACAACGCGGTCCAGGCCGCGACTCGCAAAGCGATTCTGGAACGAGCAGGCCAGCGAGTCGCCGTCGCCACAGATGGATTCGAGGCGCTGTCTTTACTGGAAAATCCCGAGATCCTGCAACGATTGGGGCTCATCATCAGCGATCATCTGATGCCGGGCATGAATGGCCCCGAACTGGTGCGCAGAATCCGCGAGGCCTACTCCACTATTCCGATCCTGATTCTGAGTGGCTTACCCAATGCGGAAGAGGAGTACCGAGGCATGAACGTGGTCTTTCGCAATAAACCCTTCCCTCCGGATGCGCTGATCTCTCTCTCCCGAGAGTTGCTCGACGAGCCAATGAGCCGCACTGCCTAA
- a CDS encoding heme lyase CcmF/NrfE family subunit, which produces MAAFGSFALLLALVLCAYNLIAGTIALRQLSTGTEGRISPERLAETARRAGIAGFIAITGAAVALLYAVFTDDFSIAYILHHSNRALPGAYKFAALWSGQEGSLLLWAWLLAGYGFVLRLRHKVDVRLTAYASTILAGIQVFFLLLLNFAALPFALVPGEIPADGFGLNPLLQYPEMVIHPPMLYLGYVGFSVPFAFALGALMMRYPGEKWIHITRRWTMVTWVFLTCGIVLGMHWAYAVLGWGGYWGWDPVENASLMPWLTGTAFLHSVMMQEKRGMMKNWNVWLIFSTFLLSILGTLLTRSGIVSSVHAFAQSSIGNWFVGFLVLTLVVCTFTFVLQRDHLKTEHKLESLVSRESSFLFNNLVLLAACFTVLWGTLFPVLSEYVQGSKVTVGAPFYNRVAVPIGMFLLFLTGVGPLLAWRSSSFKSLRKNFVVPGIAAIVTAIVLTLCGVHFWEDQGSFYSLVCFSLSALVITAIAAEFVRGAAVIQRHTGQNLIASMVQLTRRNTRRYGGYIVHFGIVVMFIGLAGSAFNRSVEKELGFGQSMDLGPYHLVCQSFTQETNANYDTEYSLMDVYRNGKKQFQLAPEKRFYQASQQTQTMVANHSTPMWDLYLVYEGKNPDSGLPIIKAFLNPLIMWIWIGVAIVVFGTAVALMPNLTAALASQRSRATAAAPAEAAAALRGAD; this is translated from the coding sequence ATGGCGGCATTTGGTAGTTTCGCTCTTCTGCTCGCACTGGTGCTCTGCGCTTATAACCTGATCGCGGGGACGATCGCTCTGCGCCAACTCTCCACGGGCACCGAGGGTCGCATTTCGCCGGAAAGACTGGCAGAAACCGCCCGTCGCGCAGGAATCGCCGGCTTCATCGCCATCACTGGCGCAGCCGTGGCACTCCTCTACGCAGTATTCACCGACGATTTCTCCATCGCTTACATCCTGCATCACTCCAACCGCGCGCTGCCCGGTGCCTACAAATTTGCCGCGCTCTGGTCTGGTCAGGAAGGCTCCCTGCTTCTATGGGCCTGGTTGCTGGCTGGTTATGGATTCGTACTGCGCCTGCGGCATAAGGTGGACGTCCGCCTTACCGCCTATGCGTCTACGATTCTCGCGGGCATTCAGGTATTTTTCCTGCTCCTGCTGAACTTTGCGGCGCTTCCCTTTGCCCTGGTTCCCGGAGAGATTCCCGCAGACGGCTTTGGCCTGAACCCGCTGCTGCAATATCCCGAGATGGTCATCCATCCGCCAATGCTCTATCTCGGATACGTCGGCTTCAGCGTGCCCTTCGCCTTTGCACTGGGAGCGTTGATGATGCGCTATCCCGGCGAAAAGTGGATCCACATCACCCGGCGCTGGACCATGGTCACCTGGGTCTTCCTCACCTGTGGCATCGTGCTCGGAATGCACTGGGCCTATGCCGTACTGGGCTGGGGTGGCTACTGGGGCTGGGATCCAGTGGAGAATGCTTCGCTGATGCCATGGCTTACCGGCACCGCCTTCCTCCACTCGGTCATGATGCAGGAAAAGCGCGGCATGATGAAGAACTGGAATGTGTGGCTGATCTTCTCCACCTTCCTGCTCTCGATTCTCGGAACACTGCTGACCCGTTCCGGTATCGTCAGCTCCGTTCACGCCTTTGCGCAATCCTCCATCGGCAACTGGTTTGTCGGCTTCCTGGTGCTCACGCTGGTTGTCTGCACCTTCACGTTTGTGCTGCAGCGAGACCACCTGAAGACCGAGCATAAGCTGGAGTCGCTGGTTTCCCGCGAGTCAAGCTTCCTCTTCAACAACCTGGTGCTGCTCGCCGCCTGCTTCACCGTCCTGTGGGGCACGCTCTTTCCGGTTCTGTCGGAGTATGTGCAAGGTTCCAAGGTCACGGTCGGCGCTCCCTTTTACAACCGTGTCGCTGTTCCCATTGGAATGTTTCTGCTCTTCCTGACCGGCGTCGGTCCCCTGCTGGCCTGGCGCAGCTCCTCGTTTAAGAGCCTTCGCAAGAACTTCGTTGTGCCCGGCATCGCCGCAATCGTCACGGCCATCGTCCTCACCCTGTGCGGTGTGCATTTCTGGGAGGATCAAGGCTCCTTCTACTCCCTGGTCTGCTTCTCGCTGTCGGCGCTGGTCATCACTGCAATCGCGGCGGAGTTTGTCCGCGGAGCCGCCGTCATTCAGCGGCACACGGGACAGAACCTCATCGCCTCCATGGTGCAGCTCACCCGCCGCAATACACGCAGGTACGGCGGCTATATCGTTCACTTCGGCATTGTCGTGATGTTCATTGGCCTGGCAGGCTCGGCCTTCAATCGCAGCGTGGAAAAGGAGCTCGGTTTCGGTCAGAGTATGGATCTTGGCCCCTACCACCTTGTCTGCCAAAGCTTTACGCAGGAAACGAATGCGAATTACGACACCGAATACTCGTTGATGGATGTCTACCGCAACGGTAAGAAGCAGTTCCAGCTTGCGCCGGAAAAGCGATTCTACCAGGCGAGCCAGCAGACGCAGACGATGGTGGCAAATCACTCCACGCCCATGTGGGATCTCTATCTCGTCTACGAGGGCAAGAATCCCGATAGCGGGCTTCCCATCATCAAGGCGTTTCTGAATCCGCTGATTATGTGGATCTGGATCGGCGTAGCCATCGTGGTCTTCGGCACGGCAGTCGCCCTCATGCCCAACCTGACCGCGGCGCTCGCGTCCCAGAGAAGCCGCGCAACGGCGGCCGCACCGGCGGAAGCTGCAGCCGCCTTGCGAGGAGCGGACTAA
- a CDS encoding cytochrome c-type biogenesis protein CcmH, with the protein MKKSSCFSSPALRVVQVVLLSVLVIFSMGASNPGSRFNDLGHRMICSCGCNQVLLECNHVGCPASEGMRNELMAGIDRGDSDNLILQSFVQKYGPTVLAAPSSQGFNRVAWIMPFAVLLLGMFATVLLVRKWKLRTVDMPHVPATPGFERVRDRIRHDTDEFQGDSRP; encoded by the coding sequence ATGAAGAAATCGAGCTGTTTCTCCAGCCCGGCGCTGCGCGTTGTTCAGGTGGTCCTGCTCTCTGTGCTGGTCATCTTTTCCATGGGAGCGTCCAATCCCGGGAGCCGCTTCAACGATCTCGGGCACAGGATGATCTGCAGCTGCGGCTGCAACCAGGTGCTGCTGGAGTGCAATCACGTTGGCTGCCCGGCCTCCGAAGGCATGCGCAACGAGCTGATGGCCGGCATCGATCGGGGGGATAGCGACAACCTCATCCTCCAGTCCTTTGTGCAGAAGTACGGTCCAACCGTGCTGGCCGCACCCAGCTCGCAGGGTTTCAACCGCGTCGCCTGGATCATGCCCTTTGCGGTGCTGTTGCTCGGCATGTTTGCCACCGTGCTGCTGGTTCGCAAGTGGAAGCTGCGCACCGTCGATATGCCGCACGTGCCTGCCACGCCGGGCTTTGAACGCGTGCGCGACCGCATTCGCCACGACACTGACGAGTTCCAAGGAGATTCCCGCCCATGA